The Platichthys flesus chromosome 10, fPlaFle2.1, whole genome shotgun sequence genome includes a window with the following:
- the LOC133961862 gene encoding probable histone deacetylase 1-B, giving the protein MALTSQGTKKKVCYYYDGDVGNYYYGQGHPMKPHRIRMTHNLLLNYGLYRKMEIYRPHKASGEEMTKYHSDDYIKFLRSIRPDNMSEYSKQMQRFNVGEDCPVFDGLFEFCQLSGGGSVAGAVKLNKQQTDIAINWAGGLHHAKKSEASGFCYVNDIVLAILELLKYHQRVLYIDIDIHHGDGVEEAFYTTDRVMTVSFHKYGEYFPGTGDLRDIGAGKGKYYAVNYPLRDGIDDESYEAIFRPIMAKVMEMYQPSAVVLQCGADSLSGDRLGCFNLTIKGHAKCVEYMKSFNLPLLMLGGGGYTIRNVARCWTYETAVALDSSIPNELPYNDYFEYFGPDFKLHISPSNMTNQNTTDYLEKIKQRLFENLRMLPHAPGVQMQAIPEDAVHEDSENEEEEDPNKRISIRAHDKRIACEEEFSDSEDEGEGGRRNAASFKKAKRAKTEGEKEGEEKEKKAEEETKEVKTEEKVPEEEKMDTSKPKEESKTP; this is encoded by the exons ATGGCGCTCACTTCCCAGGgaacaaagaaaaaagtttgCTACTACTATGACG gCGATGTTGGAAATTATTACTATGGTCAGGGCCATCCCATGAAGCCCCACCGCATCCGCATGACACACAACCTGTTGCTCAACTATGGCCTCTACAGAAAGATGGAGATATAT CGTCCGCACAAAGCCAGCGGAGAGGAGATGACCAAGTATCACAGCGACGACTACATCAAATTCCTGCGTTCAATCCGACCTGACAACATGTCTGAGTACAGCAAACAAATGCAGAGAT TTAATGTTGGGGAGGACTGTCCGGTGTTCGACGGTTTATTTGAGTTCTGCCAGCTCTCAGGGGGGGGCTCTGTCG CTGGTGCTGTAAagttgaacaaacagcagacgGACATCGCCATCAACTGGGCTGGGGGCCTGCATCACGCCAAAAAGTCTGAAGCTTCTGGGTTTTGTTATGTCAACGACATTGTCCTGGCTATTTTGGAATTACTGAA GTACCACCAGAGAGTTCTGTACATAGATATTGACATCCATCATGGCGACGGTGTGGAGGAGGCCTTCTACACCACAGACCGTGTAATGACCGTTTCCTTCCATAAGTATGGCGAGTACTTCCCGGGCACAGGAGATCTGAGG GACATCGGAGCCGGAAAGGGTAAATACTACGCTGTGAATTACCCACTGAGGGACGGAATTGATGATGAGTCTTATGAAGCCATATTCAGACCT ATCATGGCCAAGGTGATGGAGATGTACCAGCCCAGTGCTGTGGTTCTGCAGTGTGGAGCCGATTCCTTGTCAGGAGACAGACTCGGCTGCTTCAACCTCACCATTAAAG GCCATGCTAAGTGTGTGGAGTACATGAAAAGCTTCAACCTGCCCCTGTTGATGTTGGGAGGGGGAGGCTACACCATCCGTAACGTGGCACGCTGCTGGACGTATGAAACTGCTGTAGCCCTTGATTCCTCCATCCCCAATG AGCTCCCATACAACGACTACTTTGAGTACTTTGGGCCAGACTTCAAGCTGCACATCAGCCCCTCCAACATGACCAACCAGAACACCACCGACTACCTGGAGAAGATCAA GCAGCGCTTGTTTGAGAACTTGCGAATGCTGCCTCACGCCCCAGGAGTCCAGATGCAGGCCATCCCAGAGGACGCTGTACACGAGGATAGTGAAaacgaggaggaagaagacccCAACAAACGTATCTCCA TCCGCGCTCATGACAAGAGGATAGCATGTGAGGAGGAgttctctgactctgaggatGAAGGCGAAGGAGGCCGCAGAAACGCCGCCAGCTTCAAGAAAGCCAAGCGAGCcaagacagagggggagaaagagggagaagaaaaggagaagaaagctgaagaggaaacaaaag AagtgaaaacagaggagaaagtgccggaggaggagaaaatggaTACATCAAA GCCCAAAGAGGAATCCAAGACCCCTTGA
- the pabpc4 gene encoding polyadenylate-binding protein 4 isoform X2: protein MNTATGSYPMASLYVGDLHPDITEAMLYEKFSPAGPVLSIRVCRDMITRRSLGYAYVNFSQPADAERALDTMNFDVVKGKPIRIMWSQRDPSLRKSGVGNVFIKNLDKTIDNKALYDTFSAFGNILSCKVVCDENGSKGYAFVHFETQDAADRAIEKMNGMLLNDRKVFVGRFKSRKEREAELGARAKEFTNVYIKNFGDDMDDERLKVFFDKYGKTLSVKVMTDPTGKSRGFGFVSYEKHEDANKAVEDMNGTDLNGKTVFVGRAQKKMERQNELKRKFEMLKQERISRYQGVNLYIKNLDDTIDDEKLRKEFSPFGSITSAKVMLEEGRSKGFGFVCFSSPEEATKAVTEMNGRIVGSKPLYVALAQRKEERKAHLTNQYMQRIAGMRAMPANAIINQFQPTSGYFMPAVPQAQNRTTYYAPNQLAQMRPNPRWQQQGGRGQGGFQGIPNSLRQPGPRANLRHMTPNNNTQGPRGAGQSMAPRPSMGVPGPRAMPPYKYATGVRNPNPQVVQPIALQQAQPAVHVQGQEPLTASMLAAAPPQEQKQMLGERLFPLIQAMHANLAGKITGMLLEIDNSELLHMLESHESLRSKVEEAVAVLQAHQAKKDATQKVGTMATTAAAATS from the exons ATGAACACAGCGACCGGGAGTTATCCGATGGCTTCTCTCTACGTGGGCGACCTGCACCCGGACATCACGGAGGCGATGCTGTACGAGAAGTTCAGCCCCGCCGGACCGGTGCTCTCTATCCGGGTCTGTCGAGACATGATCACCCGGCGATCCCTGGGGTACGCTTATGTCAACTTCTCCCAGCCTGCAGACG CCGAGAGAGCCCTGGACACCATGAACTTTGACGTTGTGAAAGGGAAGCCCATCAGAATCATGTGGTCCCAGAGAGACCCCTCCCTCAGGAAGTCTGGAGTGGGCAACGTGTTCATCAAGAATCTCGACAAGACCATTGACAACAAGGCCCTGTACGACACCTTCTCCGCCTTTGGCAACATCCTCTCCTGCAAG GTGGTGTGTGATGAAAATGGGTCCAAGGGCTATGCCTTCGTCCATTTCGAGACCCAGGATGCTGCTGACCGCGCCATTGAGAAGATGAACGGGATGCTTCTGAATGACCGCAAGGT GTTTGTGGGTCGTTTCAAATCGCGCAAAGAACGGGAGGCTGAACTCGGTGCCAGAGCCAAAGAGTTTACCAATGTCTACATCAAGAACTTTGGGGACGATATGGACGATGAGCGGCTGAAGGTGTTTTTTGACAAATATG GTAAAACCCTCAGCGTAAAAGTGATGACAGACCCCACTGGCAAATCCAGAGGCTTTGGATTTGTTAGTTACGAGAAACACGAGGATGCCAACAAG GCAGTAGAGGACATGAACGGCACAGACCTCAATGGCAAGACCGTGTTTGTGGGGCGGGCGCAGAAGAAGATGGAGCGGCAGAACGAGCTAAAGAGGAAGTTTGAGATGCTGAAACAAGAAAGGATCAGTCGTTACCAG GGTGTAAATCTGTACATTAAGAACCTGGACGACACCATCGATGATGAGAAACTGCGTAAGGAGTTCTCTCCATTCGGATCCATCACAAGTGCCAAG GTGATGCTGGAGGAGGGCCGCTCCAAAGGCTTCGGCTTTGTCTGCTTCTCCTCCCCTGAAGAAGCCACCAAGGCTGTGACCGAGATGAATGGCCGGATCGTTGGCTCCAAACCGCTCTACGTGGCTCTGGCTCAGCGCAAAGAGGAGCGCAAGGCCCACCTCACCAATCAGTACATGCAGCGCATCGCAGGCATGAGAGCCATGCCCGCTAATGCCATCATCAATCAGTTCCAGCCCACCAGCGGATACTTCATGCCAGCAGTGCCACAG GCCCAGAATAGGACTACATACTATGCACCCAATCAGCTGGCCCAAATGCGGCCCAACCCCCGGTGGCAGCAACAAGGTGGTAGAGGTCAAG GTGGTTTCCAGGGGATCCCCAACTCACTGCGTCAGCCAGGACCTCGGGCCAACCTGAGACACATGACTCCTAATAACAACACACAGGGACCACGAG GTGCTGGCCAGTCCATGGCTCCTCGTCCCTCCATGGGTGTCCCAGGCCCCCGAGCCATGCCACCTTACAAATACGCCACTGGCGTCCGCAACCCCAACCCTCAGGTGGTGCAGCCGATTGCCTTACAGCAG GCTCAGCCAGCTGTGCACGTTCAGGGCCAGGAGCCCCTCACAGCATCCATGCTGGCTGCAGCACCCCCTCAGGAGCAGAAACAGATGCTGG GGGAGCGTCTTTTCCCTCTGATTCAGGCCATGCATGCCAACCTGGCGGGAAAGATCACTGGCATGCTGCTGGAGATCGACAACTCTGAGCTGCTTCACATGCTGGAGTCTCATGAATCTCTGCGCTCAAAG GTGGAAGAAGCTGTCGCCGTGCTTCAGGCCCATCAGGCAAAGAAAGACGCCACTCAAAAAGTGGGCACCATGgctactactgctgctgctgccacatccTGA
- the tmem54a gene encoding transmembrane protein 54a produces MVYLGVCCASLKDNKALMKMGLGLVLVGHVNFLLGALVHGAVLRHITVHSQARTMVYATSNIIAIVAGLMGIIGGITAIVLSKNKRNRILMWVLLVFGLLAGLLAVASTLALSVSIVKAIIDKGKGLLTHCKFSVKDVDSSSITYECPFDPTRIYATTIILWVPLIFMSVVETVFSFRCFAACTSFLYLCPCRKRPVQARRVLNQRGIDSPTPAPDPKRDVEADNESDAEEEPVEQDELLDGSTGVVQSEWL; encoded by the exons ATGGTTTATTTAG GAGTATGCTGTGCCAGCCTCAAGGACAACAAAGCCCTGATGAAGATGGGGCTGGGGCTGGTGCTGGTGGGCCACGTCAATTTCCTTCTGGGAGCACTGGTGCACGGCGCTGTGCTCAGGCACATTACCGTACACTCTCAGGCTCGCACCATGGTCTACGCCACCTCTAACATCATTGCCATTGTGGCAGGGCTGATG GGAATCATAGGAGGGATAACGGCCATTGTGTTGTCCAAAAACAAGAGGAACAGGATCCTG ATGTGGGTCCTGTTGGTCTTCGGCCTCCTGGCCGGCCTCCTGGCGGTTGCCTCCACCCTGGCCTTGTCTGTTTCTATTGTAAAAGCCATAATTGACAAAGGCAAGGGGCTTTTAACTCACTGCAAGTTTTCTGTTAAAGACGTTGACTCTTCCAGCATCACATACGAATGCCCCTTTGACCCCACTCGTATATAT GCGACAACAATCATTCTGTGGGTGCCTCTGATCTTTATGTCAGTGGTGGAGACGGTGTTCTCCTTCCGCTGCTTCGCTGCCTGCACCTCATTCCTCTACCTGTGTCCATGCAGGAAGAGGCCGGTCCAGGCGAGAAGG GTGCTAAACCAAAGGGGAATCGATTCCCCGACGCCAGCACCAGACCCAAAGAGAGACGTTGAAGCTGATAATGAGAGTGATGCTGAAGAGGAGCCAGTGGAGCAGGACGAACTGCTGGACGGCAGCACTGGAGTCGTGCAGAGCGAGTGGCTCTGA
- the zpcx gene encoding zona pellucida protein C: MWLWTHTAWSTLSFEMGLVGTFFCIFVGHLVSVHSMIINRPDATLSWDFPGLPDDLEPLSFERNFDFSPFNTIFSSWQTRGPDFHMLADLPPILNVPRVQVFCDQSQLTVLVDKRSYGAMLTVEEIQLGDGCLSNRERPNQFVFIYSVDKCGTTLAMHNGLVMFTNAIHVNLKKPLAPWWQTPSTVHVSCIPNRSYVRPSLSDSVVPSENGRRFNLKVVTSSWSSVTESNVYERGQVINLQVSAQTKPDQQLFVQSCFVSASPEPQSKPRHAVIMNKGCTAPLGSPHPVVQFVASSRRDVVNFALNTSYLISELYVHCSVIISQQGVTRDSKSCNYNLIQSRWEDLGGDVEVCECCSSKCKALSVRHHPEGQIRATLSTGPLVIVDKDIEMSSEHEVSEPQKKPSAPITNSMQSDAAVTGAAIISGASRSRSKVSSPPQGVIMVSEDPAARLTLWLPGQLQQTEGGLTNRLKASDTSSNDHPAPQPSNLPINQIEGQNLNGLKSDSSLRDLKLPVMVDRWLIPAFAEDSPRQTWSGSSTVFGPDVPQVDILLLAEATVNDLNRVHFDQVEDEPAQMQADAAVTPEKQTYYVKPIIRSKLAFSKGTDGTQTLSYEEEAVEHEEGKGGTRGCGMDGSKRKQEPGQKGLRSAFLDLLRTMDKAE; this comes from the exons ATGTGGCTGTGGACTCACACAGCTTGGTCCACTCTGAGCTTTGAAATGGGGCTGGTCGGGACCTTCTTTTGCATTTTTGTTGGACATCTTGTCTCTGTTCACTCAATGATCATAAATAGGCCTGATGCCACACTCTCCTGGGATTTTCCAGGATTACCTGATGACCTCGAGCCTTTGTCATTTGAGAGAAACTTTGATTTCTCTCCGTTCAACACCATCTTCAGCTCCTGGCAAACCCGCGGCCCTGACTTCCACATGCTCGCTGACCTTCCTCCTATCCTGAACGTTCCCAGAGTACAGGTGTTCTGTGATCAATCTCAGCTCACTGTGCTGGTGGATAAGAGGTCCTACGGTGCCATGTTGACTGTAGAGGAGATTCAGTTGGGTGATGGCTGCCTTAGCAATAGAGAGCGACCAAAccaatttgtctttatttacagcgtAGACAAGTGCGGAACCACACTTGCA ATGCATAATGGTTTGGTGATGTTCACCAACGCCATCCATGTTAATCTCAAGAAACcactcgccccctggtggcaaacTCCTTCCACGGTGCACGTCTCCTGCATCCCAAACAG GTCTTATGTTCGTCCAAGCTTGTCAGACTCAGTGGTCCCTTCTGAGAACGGCAGGCGATTCAATCTCAAAGTTGTGACAT CTTCCTGGAGCAGTGTCACAGAGTCAAACGTCTATGAAAGAGGCCAAGTTATCAACCTGCAGGTTTCTGCCCAAACTAAACCTGATCAGCAGCTTTTCGTTCAGTCCTGCTTCGTCTCTGCGTCCCCGGAGCCTCAGAGTAAACCCCGGCATGCAGTCATAATGAACAAAGG GTGCACAGCCCCACTGGGTTCTCCTCATCCTGTTGTACAGTTTGTGGCCTCCAGCAGAAGGGATGTGGTCAATTTTGCTCTGAACACATCATATCTCATTTCTGAG CTTTATGTTCACTGCAGCGTGATCATCTCACAACAGGGTGTCACTCGTGACTCTAAATCCTGCAACTACAACTTAATCCAGTCTAG GTGGGAAGACCTCGGTGGAGACGTTGAAGTGTGCGAGTGCTGCAGCTCCAAGTGTAAAGCCCTGTCAGTGAGGCACCATCCTGAAG GTCAGATCAGGGCGACACTCAGCACTGGTCCATTAGTTATTGTGGACAAGGATATTGAGATGAGCTCAGAACATGAGGTCTCTGAGCCACAAAAAAAGCCCTCTGCCCCCATTACCAACTCCATGCAGTCTGACGCTGCAGTGACAGGAGCCGCAATCATTTCTGGTGCTTCTCGCTCAAGAAGCAAGGTCTCATCTCCTCCACAGGGTGTCATCATGGTGAGTGAGGACCCAGCAGCCAGACTGACCCTTTGGCTGCCTGgacagctgcagcagactgaAGGCGGTTTGACAAATCGGTTAAAGGCAAGCGACACATCTTCAAATGACCATCCTGCACCACAACCTTCAAATCTCCCCATAAACCAGATCGAAGGTCAAAATCTCAATGGACTAAAAAGTGACTCTTCATTACGGGATCTGAAGCTTCCTGTAATGGTTGACAGATGGTTGATCCCAGCCTTCGCAGAGGATTCTCCAAGACAAACGTGGTCTGGAAGCTCTACAGTGTTTGGCCCAGACGTTCCACAAGTCGACATCCTTCTGCTGGCTGAGGCGACTGTAAATGACCTTAACCGGGTTCATTTTGACCAAGTGGAAGATGAGCCGGCTCAAATGCAGGCGGATGCAGCTGTGACGCccgaaaaacaaacatattatgTCAAACCAATAATTCGCTCAAAACTTGCGTTCTCCAAAGGCACAGATGGGACACAGACGCTGAGTTATGAGGAAGAGGCGGTGGAGCACGAAGAGGGAAAAGGTGGAACTAGAGGATGTGGGATGGATGGGtctaaaagaaaacaggagCCCGGACAGAAGGGGCTGCGCTCGGCCTTCCTAGATCTGCTGAG GACGATGGACAAAGCTGAATAA
- the pabpc4 gene encoding polyadenylate-binding protein 4 isoform X1, which translates to MNTATGSYPMASLYVGDLHPDITEAMLYEKFSPAGPVLSIRVCRDMITRRSLGYAYVNFSQPADAERALDTMNFDVVKGKPIRIMWSQRDPSLRKSGVGNVFIKNLDKTIDNKALYDTFSAFGNILSCKVVCDENGSKGYAFVHFETQDAADRAIEKMNGMLLNDRKVFVGRFKSRKEREAELGARAKEFTNVYIKNFGDDMDDERLKVFFDKYGKTLSVKVMTDPTGKSRGFGFVSYEKHEDANKAVEDMNGTDLNGKTVFVGRAQKKMERQNELKRKFEMLKQERISRYQGVNLYIKNLDDTIDDEKLRKEFSPFGSITSAKVMLEEGRSKGFGFVCFSSPEEATKAVTEMNGRIVGSKPLYVALAQRKEERKAHLTNQYMQRIAGMRAMPANAIINQFQPTSGYFMPAVPQQAQNRTTYYAPNQLAQMRPNPRWQQQGGRGQGGFQGIPNSLRQPGPRANLRHMTPNNNTQGPRGAGQSMAPRPSMGVPGPRAMPPYKYATGVRNPNPQVVQPIALQQAQPAVHVQGQEPLTASMLAAAPPQEQKQMLGERLFPLIQAMHANLAGKITGMLLEIDNSELLHMLESHESLRSKVEEAVAVLQAHQAKKDATQKVGTMATTAAAATS; encoded by the exons ATGAACACAGCGACCGGGAGTTATCCGATGGCTTCTCTCTACGTGGGCGACCTGCACCCGGACATCACGGAGGCGATGCTGTACGAGAAGTTCAGCCCCGCCGGACCGGTGCTCTCTATCCGGGTCTGTCGAGACATGATCACCCGGCGATCCCTGGGGTACGCTTATGTCAACTTCTCCCAGCCTGCAGACG CCGAGAGAGCCCTGGACACCATGAACTTTGACGTTGTGAAAGGGAAGCCCATCAGAATCATGTGGTCCCAGAGAGACCCCTCCCTCAGGAAGTCTGGAGTGGGCAACGTGTTCATCAAGAATCTCGACAAGACCATTGACAACAAGGCCCTGTACGACACCTTCTCCGCCTTTGGCAACATCCTCTCCTGCAAG GTGGTGTGTGATGAAAATGGGTCCAAGGGCTATGCCTTCGTCCATTTCGAGACCCAGGATGCTGCTGACCGCGCCATTGAGAAGATGAACGGGATGCTTCTGAATGACCGCAAGGT GTTTGTGGGTCGTTTCAAATCGCGCAAAGAACGGGAGGCTGAACTCGGTGCCAGAGCCAAAGAGTTTACCAATGTCTACATCAAGAACTTTGGGGACGATATGGACGATGAGCGGCTGAAGGTGTTTTTTGACAAATATG GTAAAACCCTCAGCGTAAAAGTGATGACAGACCCCACTGGCAAATCCAGAGGCTTTGGATTTGTTAGTTACGAGAAACACGAGGATGCCAACAAG GCAGTAGAGGACATGAACGGCACAGACCTCAATGGCAAGACCGTGTTTGTGGGGCGGGCGCAGAAGAAGATGGAGCGGCAGAACGAGCTAAAGAGGAAGTTTGAGATGCTGAAACAAGAAAGGATCAGTCGTTACCAG GGTGTAAATCTGTACATTAAGAACCTGGACGACACCATCGATGATGAGAAACTGCGTAAGGAGTTCTCTCCATTCGGATCCATCACAAGTGCCAAG GTGATGCTGGAGGAGGGCCGCTCCAAAGGCTTCGGCTTTGTCTGCTTCTCCTCCCCTGAAGAAGCCACCAAGGCTGTGACCGAGATGAATGGCCGGATCGTTGGCTCCAAACCGCTCTACGTGGCTCTGGCTCAGCGCAAAGAGGAGCGCAAGGCCCACCTCACCAATCAGTACATGCAGCGCATCGCAGGCATGAGAGCCATGCCCGCTAATGCCATCATCAATCAGTTCCAGCCCACCAGCGGATACTTCATGCCAGCAGTGCCACAG CAGGCCCAGAATAGGACTACATACTATGCACCCAATCAGCTGGCCCAAATGCGGCCCAACCCCCGGTGGCAGCAACAAGGTGGTAGAGGTCAAG GTGGTTTCCAGGGGATCCCCAACTCACTGCGTCAGCCAGGACCTCGGGCCAACCTGAGACACATGACTCCTAATAACAACACACAGGGACCACGAG GTGCTGGCCAGTCCATGGCTCCTCGTCCCTCCATGGGTGTCCCAGGCCCCCGAGCCATGCCACCTTACAAATACGCCACTGGCGTCCGCAACCCCAACCCTCAGGTGGTGCAGCCGATTGCCTTACAGCAG GCTCAGCCAGCTGTGCACGTTCAGGGCCAGGAGCCCCTCACAGCATCCATGCTGGCTGCAGCACCCCCTCAGGAGCAGAAACAGATGCTGG GGGAGCGTCTTTTCCCTCTGATTCAGGCCATGCATGCCAACCTGGCGGGAAAGATCACTGGCATGCTGCTGGAGATCGACAACTCTGAGCTGCTTCACATGCTGGAGTCTCATGAATCTCTGCGCTCAAAG GTGGAAGAAGCTGTCGCCGTGCTTCAGGCCCATCAGGCAAAGAAAGACGCCACTCAAAAAGTGGGCACCATGgctactactgctgctgctgccacatccTGA